aactagcaatctttattgtgtacatggcatcatggattcacagaaataccaggccattttaaagaggaatgtgatgccttctgttgacaaattaaaccttggtgatcattggactttccagcaagacaatgatccaaagcaaaacctccaagtccaccaaagcttggttgagaaaaagatcctggaacgtcctggagtggctttcacagtcaccagattcaaatttgattgaaaatctttggtgggatttaaagaaggcagttgcagcatggaagccatcaaacatcactgatctagaggcttttgcacttgaaaaatgggcaaagattccaatcgagaggtgtaggaagcttgtccgcacttaccgaaaacattttttagaagttataaaagctagaggatgcgccacaaagtactgaagctggggatTGAATAATACTggacatgcacatgtgttgaaagagttacatttttcatttgaacttcaaagttaagtcaacttctgttgtcaaaataactaaaatacgcatcaaaaaatatcttttgttgtttgatgaggtttttttgtcatttattgtcattatctgtcatccacatcactataatgtatattgaggtgagggggttgactatttctgattgcaactgtagatGATGAGctagaaatgaaaaaaacttgAATTATTTGAAATTAAACTATAAGGCTAAAGATAAAACTCTATATTTGTTTGACACCTgatgcaaatataaaatatcttgtttctgttgagttgagTTTAGTTTGTTAAAAACTAGATTAATAtatgtaataatgttttttttaaataactacaCCATAAATTTGTTTCTATTTCTCCTCATGTTATTCTGCTCATTATTGACATAATTAGAAAGTTATCAGGTATCATGTAACaatcaaataatattttttaattgaaagtaGGTCGCAGGATACAGTAGAGTGAAAAATCTGCTTTCCAGTGATCTGATTGGTCAGTATTTGGGCTGTAAACCGGTTTTGATCTGTTATCCTGAGCTAAACCTGTTCTGAAAATGGCTGAGGGGTTCAAtataagttaccatggtgatttgtCCCTGTGAGACATGAACCAGCTTTGTCAGACTGAAAACCTGAACAGCAGGATTTGTGAAAACCGAGTTGTCGTACAGGCCCCTGATCAGTGTTCACCagggacacattctaatatcaGCCATGAGCTGACAAActctatatattatattatattataatattgtcAATAATTTCCTCACATCATTCACtaaaaaagtaaaagttaaATATTTGGCTTCAAACTCAATTTAGAAGCTGATCTGAAGTAGACGTTAACATTTCCATTTTCTAATCTTTACTTGCATAGCCTTTGATGTTTAGGGTTGAAAATTCACCTGTACACCTTTTAATATAGAGTAAAAGACGTTTCCATGAACAAATCATAAATATTACAATATATTATTGCATTCTAGAACAAAAAGCTCCTCATGGATCCGGCTTAAGTATATTTGACTAAAATACATGACATGTTTGATACTTGTTGTTTTCTGGATTCTTGGATAGGGAGCTcataatgcagctcctgataaCTGTAGGTGAATCAGGCCAATATTTGAGTTTTGTTGCCACAGGGAATCATTTAGTTCACATTAGATTATCAAGCCTTGATGATACTTGAAGAGCTTGGAGtcatttgtgttcatttgttgTCCCTGTTTGAACTCAGTAGAACACGTTGCCATCCTTGTGTTCTAATAGTTCATAATAAATTAATGATATATCATTAATAATGTATTATACTTACAAATGATTCGATGATCTATGCAGTACTTTGAGTCCAATTCTAAGTTTTCAGAAACAATTGAACATGCACTGTATCTGAGATCTGAGGTTTTTCCAGTTTGTGGTGATGTAGTTTCAATCTGCTCGGAGTTAAGAGGAGGCTCAGGTTGTTTtgaccatatatatatatatataaaggttagatgtctcggccaaccGCGTTGAatgtccgcacatggcggccatcttgccacagtcagctcgctcacccataacattgtgttgtagttgtacgtactttttaaataaccataactttcTAAATTTTCAACAGATTTTTAaactgtttggtttgttataaacgtcagagatgtagttatgacactgcatacttatgaataattatgttattttttattttatttaaaaagtacatgttccactactaacacaatgttatggCTGGGCGAGCCGCCTGTGGTAAGAtgacgttcgactccgttggcctGCAACGCGGACGAGAcgtctagcctttatatatatatatatctatggtgtCGACAGCTGCAGAAGCAGTAGAACTGCAGAAAGGTGAACGCCCTCTACCGGTGGTTCAGAGAACACATAGGCGGGTGATTTAGTCCAAAGTAGCATTTGTTAAAAGGTTTGAGCTACAAACTGTATTATAACTCTTAAACTTTCAGTAtatgtttgtgtaaaaaaacaaatcttttatTTACCATTGTTAACatgatcaataataataaatcctaCTGATATTTTATGACTCACtctctccttgtgtgtgtgtgtctccacagcAAATGGACGATGCTGTTTATACGTTTGAACAGATCCTTCACCAGAGTTTGGAGTCACAGGGCACAGAGGAGCTCTGTAAGACCATCCAGCGCTGCCAGGACAGAGTCATCAAGGTAAAACACCCACAAACAGGACAAGGCTAGTAGATCCAAGCTTTGGCAGCATCCACACTAAtaagttttattgttattttgttatgtttatAACGTGCGTCCACATTACTCAAGAGTTTTCAAGCCTCCAAAGCAGAGACTCTGGAGCCTCAGTCCTGGGATCGAGTTTTAGTCTGGATGGACAGAAACTTTGATGATGACACTGTCACACATGTTCTTTCCTGATTGGAACTTAACAGTCACCATGTATCTGTGCTCCTATCACTTGACCCTTTCCCTGAAGTAAACAGAAAATTGAATGGAGTAAGTATAATGAATTGATAAGAACAATCCCTGATCTCTCTTTTTACCAACTTCTTTTGCAACTGTttgagtcgccctctgctggtcatttgaggGAGTACAGGTTACGGGCACTTCCTCATCGGCTTCATCTTTCAAACCCATTTTAAGTCTTTGTTCCCAACACTGGTTACACAGCTTGCTTGTGCCTAATCAAACACTTTGAAGGAGGAAATTTCTCCTCAGAAATTCAGAAAGAATCAGGTGACAAGTAAACATTCAATGTCAGACAAcactcctgtgtgtgttaatcATGCGTTTCTTTGGTTTTTCAGAAGTTTGACTATGACAGCAGCACGGTGAGGAAGCGTTTCTTCCGCGAGGCTCTCCTCCAGATCTTCATCCCTTACATGCTGAAGCAGCTTGGCCCCTCCTGTGGCTCGGTGAGTGCTTGAGTACAAACAGTGTTTCGTGTAAAAGTGCAGTGTCAGCAGAGCTCTTCTGATACAGAAATGTACAGACCGGTGTTGAGTTGGATATTAGATGGTTTAAGAACAACCACACAAAGATTTGGGAGGATCTCTTACATTAATTTATTAAGGAAGTTTTTTAATCAGCTCTCGCTGTCATGTACATGCCTCGCTTAATTCACAGTGACAATAATCCCGTTCTAGATGTAGCCAGAGGCTTTTTGTGGTCAGAATTgtagtttttatatttctgttaGAGGAGCTATGTGCTGTCTACTCTAAGGTAGTTACCTTTATGACGTTTAGGTAGAATAACTTTATTGCTTTACCGTAACTGATCATTAACTGTCTTCCATTGACAAGACTTGTTGTTAGCAAGCTAACAGATAACCTACAAGCATGTGTTTTAAAACAGCAATGCTTTACTGACAAGTGAGAAAATAACAGGACTGATACTGATTTAGTTGCATCAGCATTTGTGTGAAGACTACATTTGTGTGGAGTGCCAGTGCTCTCTGGCGGACAAACTatgcaacaacaacactgtTACTAAAACAACTCTTGCACTGGGGGCTCTTTGCCTTTGAACTGAGGGCAGGAGTTGGAAGTACTAATTTAGGGGTTGACTGTGGTCGTCAGGATTTTGCTACTTAAGCGTTGTACTGCTTTGCTATGGTGACAGGACAATAGGGCCAGTAATTGTACTACCCAGTGTTAGTACTGTGGAAAGCTTTTTCTGACATTTGCCACTTAAGTATTCAAACCCGGACTCCTTGTTAAAATTGAGTATACTTTCAATGAATTATTGGTTTACTGTAAATGCATTGGCTGACCTTAAAAGTCTTTGCTGGGCTTTTTTCTATAGATGCATTCCACATGATCAGTGAAGGTGAAAGGATTGGTCTAACACAATCTGCCGCTCCACCTCATGACCCTTCACTGTAATGGGTTTAAATAGAGGGTTGGACTTATGTGATGTGGCCACCTAGACACGTTTCTTTCGATTAGGTTACATTGAACAAAAGACGACTGTCATCAAACCGTTTAATGAGTTCTGTAACATAGTTAGAATACGCATTTAATTACTCAGCATTTCTAAAGCGAGCCACTGGTGCCATATTATCTGCGTACTTGACTAGGGTGAGATTATCTGATTTATATGACACTGCTCACCATGTTGTGAACTATCATTGTTCTGCTGATGACTCTGATGCTCCAAACCAAATTATAAATTGCCTGTCAAGTGTTGAACAATGGATTAGCAACAAGTTTCTCAAACTAAACGAAGATAAAACCGATATTCTTATAATTGGTACTGATTATCAGAGACAAGAGATTATTAGAAAACTTGCAAGTCTGGGGCGTCACTACGAATCAACAGTAAAGGGCCTGGGCGTTACACTTGTCTCTGATTTTTAATCCACACATAAACAGTGTCACAAAGATTGCGTTTTATCATTTAAGAAACATTGCAATAGTAAAACCGTACCTCACTCTGGAATATGATAGACTCATACTTGACATGAACATACATCTTTAAATGTTTATAGGAATATGTTCAGAAGTGTTACCTCAGGTCGTCTACGATGATCATTGCTCGAGATCCCccaaaaaatctataaaaagtTTTGGGCATTAGCTTTCTGTTGCTAAGCACCAAAGGTTTGGAACAAACTCGCACCACACATCAGACAAGCTTCTTCTGTTGATAGTTTTAAGAAAAAATTCAAGACCCATTTCCATGATCTTGCTTTTaattcaatacatttatttattttttatcctaAGTCTTTGTTTTACTGATAATGTGTTCTCATCAATCTCTTATGTCATGTCTATGATTtcattgtaaagcactttgagttgcATTTTATGTAGGTAAGGGACTGTTTATAAAATGccttattattaatattatctgTATTACACATAATTTCATTCCTATAAACTGAGAATAATATTGGGGATAAAACGCAACCCTAGGGCACTCCATTATTCAAAACAACACTGTCTGACCTGAAATCATTGACCTTATCTCTGTCACTTGCATAACAATTGTTTTATCCAGACAGCAGCTGCTGAGATTAAATGGAAGTTAGAGAGGGTTTCTGTATAGACAGTGTTAAAAACAGAGGGAAACCCCATTTGTCAGATCTGTGCGCAGGCTTTTCGTTTCAGGCTGAGGCCTCTCCATGCCTCCATATATTTACCTTGGAAAAACTTCTCCTCCACCTTTCTCCGGAAATCATGTTTTCAAGACCTTATTTAGTACCGTAGTTGAGATAAGGGAAAATCCTGAAACTTGACGAAGATTTTGAAAGATTctgaatgtttttgttgttgtcaaacCCCAGGAGCTGCCGCGCTTCCAAGAGCTGATCTTTGAGGACTTTTCCCGTTTCATCCTGGTGGAGAACATCTTTGAGGAGGTGGTGCTGCTCTCGGTCATGAAGGACATCATGATGGGTGAGTCTTAAACAGTGCAATTCATCCTATCCCTTTTTAAACTCACACTGTTCATTATGTTTCCTTATTTTCGATATTGCTTTTAATGACTACCTAAGTAGATTAGAAATAGATCAGTCTCCAACATCTCACCATGAATAAATTAAGTcagtataaaatatatatgttgtaaaaaaatacatataccaAACATATGAGACTCTGTTttatcctcttctctctgcctgTAGCTGTGAAGGAGGCGGCAGTCCAGAGGAGACACAACCTTTACAGGGACAGCATTGTCATCAGCAACAGCGACCCCAGTCTGCACCTGCTGGGAGAGAACCCCTCCATCGACTGGGCCAAGGAACACGGGGGAGTTCAGGGAGAGGCggatggagcagaggaggacgCTGAGGGCCACTGTGAGAGTGAAGGTGGGGAGCCCCAGAAGACAAAGAGGATGAAGCAGGTTGTGTCCATGATCCAAGTGGAAGAGTCCTCAGGTATGCACAACGAGTTGTGCATTGAGGTGCCCGGCAAAGAAGACATCCAAgagggggatgaggaggaggtggagaaggagcaaGATAGGGAGGAAAACTCGGACTGTAAAGCTTCTCCTGACCAGATTAAATCTGCAAGTCCGAAAGCTTCAGAAAACCCTCTGACCTTGTCTAATGGATCTGCTCTGACGGAGGAGGAAGCCAAACCAGAGGAGCAGGTTAAACAAATCCCTTGCATGGTTGAATCTGCCACAGAAAGTGTTTCGGCCTcaaaggagaaggaggtgggagAGGACAGTCAGCCGGAGCTGGATGAACTACCACCCTCCAACCAGGAGGTGTCAGAGGAGATATTGCCCCCGGCACCTTCTCTCAATGAAATCCCATCAGAGGCTACAGAAACAACCGCACCAGAGGTGGCCGCTGAATTTCCCCCACCTCTGCATGATGACAGCGGTCTCCAGTCTCCCAGTACTGATGGGGCAGCGGCAGAAGAGGCAGCGGCCTTGCCGCCAGCAGCGGAGCCTGCCGGGGAGCAGCCAGAGGGGCAGCCAGAGGGGCAGCCAGAGGGGCAGCCAGAGGGGCAGCCAGAGGGGCAGCCAGAGGGGCAGCCAGAGGGGCAGGCAGACTTTCCCCCACCTCCGCATGATGACAGTGGTTTCCAGTCTCCCACTACTGATGGGGCGGCGGCAGAAGAGGCAGTGGCCTCGCTGCCAGCAGCGGAGCATGCCGGGAAGCAGCAACATGGTCAAGCAGGGGAGCAGGCAGGGGAGCAGGCAGGGGAGCAGGCAGGGGAGCAGGCAGGGGAGCAGGCAGGGGAGCAGGCAGGGGAGCAGGCAGGGGAGCAGGCGGAAGGGCAAGCAGGGGCGCAGGCAGAGGGGCAAGCAGAGGGGCAGGCAGGGGGCCAGGCAGGGCCGCAGGCAGAGGAGACGAGTACCGCTGCCCCACCAGAAGCCAAAACCAATGACTCTGAGAATAAAGCGCAGTGACGATATTTTGTCCAATTCTCTGACCTGAACTTAATCCTGCCCTGTCATTGTCCCTGTCTTTGACAAACCTTAAAACACACTTCATGCTGTTTGAACCACATCAGTTTCCACAGGAGTTTCAGTCATTACTTCACTCAGCAGATTGTTTTCACCGAGCAGGGCTCAGGTGCTGTCGTCATctactttttttaatgtttttttgagATCTCTATCCTCATAAATTccacacttttcttttcacgtATATGTAGAAATCTGAGCACAGTGGGCGACCTTCAGTCCTTAATTGTTCTAAACACGACAAGTGAAGAACATCTGAACACAGGCGCTGTTAGAGAAACATGTGTAATCTGATGCGGCTTGTGAGTTGTTTCCCCTCTGAGTGGCCTTCAGTAACATTAGGAGTATTGTGTGCCATGTGTGGGTGCGAGTACAGACTGTACCATTGGCAATTCACTATGGTGATGGTCATCTCAAACCAAGTGACTTAAAAACATCCACAATTCTTATTTGCGCAATAAATCTCATTTatcaacagaaaataatttcCAGAATGAGGAAACTTCTCAGAGGTGGTTTTCATTAACTGTCCTCATGTGCATGTGTTGGGAGTAACACTATCTTACATGAGTTTGTGCTTTAAGAAAGCTTATGTGTATGTCTATGTATATATATGCGTCTATGACCAATCTGTCTTTTTACaaattttatataatttcatcAGTGCCTATACTGACTACTCAgtccctgttttatttattattctgcaCCCCTTCTCTTTTGTGACCAATTTCCTTTTAGATAAATTTTACTCTTGTTTTCAAATGAATGTTATTGATAATAAATCATTATCGATTAAATATTATCACTTGTATTCGGTTCATTTGTTGTTACAACTTCACGGACAGTAGGTGAGGGACAGTTTCCGCTGGCAAAAGCCATTTTGGAATATTTTGACATAAAAAATGGCTGCAATCCTTTTACATGTGGGTCAAATGATGCAGAAGTTgctgaaaaatgtattatttaaatatcCCTAATTTATAGATTAAGAGTTGTGTCCTCTGTGGGCCATGTACACACATTTCAGAGTTTCAAACCAATATGTCACATGACATGGAAGCTACTAATCATGTTTACTTAAAATCATTATTCATAGAATAACAATATAGTTCTGGTCCTTTGTCAGCTATGCAGTCATAAAGTTAACTAAATTTGGGTCACATGACACAATATATTGAGATTGATATATTGGTGTTCAAGTTTTTTCATGTTTGAGGTGTTTCTGGATTTTTGAGTGAATTTAACTTAATATTTGTGCTTTTACTGGGTGTGTTGTTTTCAGGAGCCACAGTAAATATCAggcttaaattaaattaaggcTTAAATTAGGGCAGTGTAAGAATAAGGTGAGCTAGTCTAATTCGATTGGGATCAATTTAAACATTGTTCGTCTTTGAAATGGTTGGagacttttattatttaatgcCATTTTATCCCTTGATACAAGTCCACTTCCAGTTTATCATCTTCACCAAGTCACAAGTAACCACAGAGGAACCAATCTTGAATTGGCAACCAATATATTTAtcaacaaagtatttttttttcttcagggtGGACAAAgaccaaaataacaaacaaacaaaaaagtaattACAATAACGAAACTTCTTCACtaacaaaaaagggaaaaatcaATTGCAGTCGTCCCCGACTGACTCCTGAACCAGAAGCCAGACGCATGGCACACAAAGAGCACAGTTGTGATGTGGCTGCTACAAAGCAGCAGGCCAATCAGCTGAAAGATCTGCTTTGATCGACCGGCAAAACATCACCATGTCCTGGAACGGACTTATTCGAATACAATCACTCTCCAATACTTCAGGCAAGCTTCCTGTCAACCTGTCAGGGGTGAGGTGATTCACACACCATCCTAAAACACATCCCATAGGATATCTTAGCGGGTcggctaaaaaaaaaacactgacccCACACAACGGATCATCATCATACATTAACAAATCATTGGGCATCTAAGAAGCTGCTTTCTCTACTGCTTCCTAATTGCCCCTTGAGTCTTGAGAGGGacaatgaggggggggggagcactcccgtgccacaccaacacaaccccAGCCTCGGGATACACGCTGGCCCTGGGGTGCAGCGCGAGACCCTAAGCACCTCGTGAACACAGCATCACTGTACGTACTGGGACAGTAAGTATCTAGGATATTCTGAATAGATTCATTCAGCTTTTCATATTGTCcagaggtgtgaatgtgagcgtggactgttgtttatgttttgtttcta
The genomic region above belongs to Pleuronectes platessa chromosome 4, fPlePla1.1, whole genome shotgun sequence and contains:
- the niban2b gene encoding protein Niban 2b gives rise to the protein MGDVISSHLDEAKREIISARTGAVIGDFGRLYEQQYGVALFNKVRFDIEGGGGPQPQLLHRKIPLENKSIFSGSLFQYLEENKKWRNRFFFIPDSYNINFYDNKVSHDRGLTPKGTINCAGYKVLTSMEQYLDLISNSLPDVKAKVGSSPFLKCASQFPLILWHPYARHYYFCVETEKEQQKWQAVLQDCVRHANDGLSEEKKVQTPAFTDAVRHYRQAQGHYGTWEMMCGVPSQILSNLVMENLLPELRELISPRLKGKLHERQRNWMLISDAVYSLVQGQCQTQYDAVVQKCEAARSSLEASIRKDMDQIITSKEHVTNKIKAAVLPKSEKLLKVSIQPYISSILDALMEPTSRGFSEVRDVFFRELVDMSKNTLNEGSKETMAQHMEKISMLAFHPVKMNSCYEKVEHLSLDGLQQRFDVSSPSVFVQRAQILMREQMDDAVYTFEQILHQSLESQGTEELCKTIQRCQDRVIKKFDYDSSTVRKRFFREALLQIFIPYMLKQLGPSCGSELPRFQELIFEDFSRFILVENIFEEVVLLSVMKDIMMAVKEAAVQRRHNLYRDSIVISNSDPSLHLLGENPSIDWAKEHGGVQGEADGAEEDAEGHCESEGGEPQKTKRMKQVVSMIQVEESSGMHNELCIEVPGKEDIQEGDEEEVEKEQDREENSDCKASPDQIKSASPKASENPLTLSNGSALTEEEAKPEEQVKQIPCMVESATESVSASKEKEVGEDSQPELDELPPSNQEVSEEILPPAPSLNEIPSEATETTAPEVAAEFPPPLHDDSGLQSPSTDGAAAEEAAALPPAAEPAGEQPEGQPEGQPEGQPEGQPEGQPEGQPEGQADFPPPPHDDSGFQSPTTDGAAAEEAVASLPAAEHAGKQQHGQAGEQAGEQAGEQAGEQAGEQAGEQAGEQAGEQAEGQAGAQAEGQAEGQAGGQAGPQAEETSTAAPPEAKTNDSENKAQ